In Methanofollis aquaemaris, the genomic window AGAGATCCCGGTGCCTATCGAGCGTACCTTCGACGGGACAACACGATCTTCATCGCAGACGAGGGGGGGGCATCAAATGTCATACTCCAGAGTATCGGGTCGTCGATGAGGGTGGTGCCGGCGAACATCTCCTCTCTCGACACCGCGTATACCGGATCGTTCTTCCCGAACGGTCACCCGGCCGCCGGCCATCCTCTCCTCGCCGGGGTGGAGACGCTCACCTTCAACCGTCCCGCCCATGTGACCGGGGGCGAGCCCCTCATGGTCTCCGGGCTCTTCAGCTGGCAGGATCTGAACGGCGACGGGAGGATGGACGCCGGTGAACCTTCGGGGACCTTTTCGTTCCTTGCAAGGGAGGAGATCGGTGCCGGCGAGGTGATCGTCTGCTCTGACCCGAGTCTTCTCATCAATGCCATGCAAGGGGGAGATGTGCCCGGCGGGAACAGGGCCTTTGTCGGGAACCTCAGGTCATATCGCGGTGCGATGCTGGTGGACGGTGCGGCCTCGACGGCAACCCGGGACCGTGCGCTTCTTGCAGGCCTCAGGGATTCGCCGTCACTCCAGGCAGGTCTGCTTGCTGCGTCTCTCTTCGCCGTTGCAGTCCTCTGGAGAAAGAAGTACAGGGTGGGTGGGTAGATGGAACCTGATCTTGTTGCAACAGAACTGAATGGTATATCTGAGACATATGGAAAGGTAACCGAGACCGTCGGCCGGTTTGTGGTTGGAAACGAACCCCTCATCGAGATGATCTATATCGGAATGCTCAGCGAGGGGCACATCCTCCTTGAAGGAGTGCCGGGGACAGCCAAGACCGTCATTGCAAAGACGATCGCCCTCCTCTCGGGGTGCGATTTCAGCCGGATCCAGTGTGCGGTCGATATGCAGCCGGCAGACATCGTCGGGGTGCGGATCTATGACCCTGAACGTCGGGACTTTGTCCTGAGAAAGGGGCCAATTTTTTCGAATTTTATCTTGATCGATGAGATGAACCGGGTCAGCCCCAGGACGCAGAGCGCCTTCATCGAGGCGATGAGCGAACGGCAGGCAACCATTGACGGTGCTCTACACCGCTTTTCAAGTCCGTTCTTCGTGGTCGCAACCCAGAACCCGTACGAGTTCGAGGGAACCTTCCCGCTCATCGAAGCCCAGAAGGACCGATTCATGTTCAGTGCAAGGCTCGACTATCTGGACGCCGAGAATGAACTCGAGATCATCAGGCGGGAGAGCACAGGTTTCCTTGACTGGGAGAACTACAGCACCGAGGTCTCCCCGGTCCTTTCACCGGCAAGGATCGGGCGTTTTATCCGTGCGGTCCGTGCGGTCAGGGTCGAAGAACCTGTGCTCCAGTATATCAGAGATATCGTCCTTGCCACGAGGAACCATACCGACATCTGGCTCGGTGCGAGCCCGAGGGCGTCCATTGCCCTGGTGCGGGGCGGGAAGGCCCTTGCAGCGCTCCATGGCCGGGCCTATGTGATCCCCGACGACATCAAGCAGGTCGCTCATCTCGCCCTTCCCCACCGTCTCGTCATCAGGCGCGAGGCCGACCTCGGTGGCGTGACCGCCCATGAAGTGACCGACGAGATCCTGGCCGCCGTCGAGGTGCAGTAGGTGTCTGTCGGGAGCGGTGCCTACGGAGTTCTTCTTTATCTTGGAATACTCGCAGGTCTCTCGCTCCTGGTGGATAGCCTCGCTGCGGTCCTCGGAGCGTGTGCCGTCGGCACGTTTCTCTTCATCAGGTACGCCGTCGCCTATCGCCGGTTTGCGATGGTCGTCACCAGCCTGAAGGTCACCAGAGAACTGGAGAACCCGGCCGTCAGGCAGGACTCGACGGTCGGCGTGCGGGTGCGGGTCACCGCCGCACTCCCGCCCGGGTGCCGGATCGAGGTCGAAGACCTCCCACCTGCCGGGGTGCAGGTAGTCGGGGGATCGACCTGTCTCTCCCTCGTTGGCCCCCTGCTCGAGGAAGAGGTGATCTCCTACTCGATGGTCGTCCCGACCGAAGGGGAGGTCGTCTTCAGGGGGGTGGAACTCAGACTCCCCGACCTCTTCTTCCCGAGGATCGCCGCTTTCAGGGGAGAGGGCATGCGCCTCCCCACACTGATGGTGCGGCCTGAACGTCGTTTCATCACTCAGAAAGGTGAGCAGGACGACACCGGGCCTGAGTCCCGCCACCCCTCAGGGGGGACAGGCGGGACGGT contains:
- a CDS encoding DUF4350 domain-containing protein, which codes for MSAISRAWGCTAALLLGMMVVLSVHFSTTGDEYGISNRGWNGSSVFFDAVLEEGGTMITDPALLSNYENSLLLLVVPAFESGERDPGAYRAYLRRDNTIFIADEGGASNVILQSIGSSMRVVPANISSLDTAYTGSFFPNGHPAAGHPLLAGVETLTFNRPAHVTGGEPLMVSGLFSWQDLNGDGRMDAGEPSGTFSFLAREEIGAGEVIVCSDPSLLINAMQGGDVPGGNRAFVGNLRSYRGAMLVDGAASTATRDRALLAGLRDSPSLQAGLLAASLFAVAVLWRKKYRVGG
- a CDS encoding AAA family ATPase, which codes for MEPDLVATELNGISETYGKVTETVGRFVVGNEPLIEMIYIGMLSEGHILLEGVPGTAKTVIAKTIALLSGCDFSRIQCAVDMQPADIVGVRIYDPERRDFVLRKGPIFSNFILIDEMNRVSPRTQSAFIEAMSERQATIDGALHRFSSPFFVVATQNPYEFEGTFPLIEAQKDRFMFSARLDYLDAENELEIIRRESTGFLDWENYSTEVSPVLSPARIGRFIRAVRAVRVEEPVLQYIRDIVLATRNHTDIWLGASPRASIALVRGGKALAALHGRAYVIPDDIKQVAHLALPHRLVIRREADLGGVTAHEVTDEILAAVEVQ